ATAAATATTTGTTGAAACAGCTGGATATTAAAACGATGAAATCTTGGATAGCAGATGCACCTAAAAAAGAAACTCTTTCATTCATTATTAAAGCTATTCAATCTTTATGATAAAAGACTGGTTGGAAACCTATCACCCAAATAATAAAGAAGATTATACACAAGCATTAAGAGAAATAATGCAACAAATCGCTTTAGCCGGGCTTTATCGTGCCGGATTTTTCCAGAAAGCTGCATTTTATGGAGGCACGGCATTACGTATTTTTTATGGCTTAAACAGATATTCTGAAGATCTCGATTTCTCGCTTTTGGAAAAGAATACATCATTTCATTTTACAGAGTACTTAAAAGCTGTAAAGAATGAGTTTGATGCGCTTGGAATGAATATCTCTATTAGCACAAAAGAAAAGACGTTCCAATCGGATATTGAATCTGCTTTCCTAAAATCAGAAACGCTATGGAGTGAATTGACCCTTCAAGCGGTTCTCCCACAGGTTGGGCTTAAACAAACTATCGGATTAAAGATTAAGTTAGAAATAGATACACATCCACCTTTAGGCTTTGAAACAGAAGAGAAATTATTACTACAGCCTTTCTCTTTTTATATCCGATGTTTTCAAATTCAGGATTTATTTGCCGGCAAGATGCATGCCTTGTTATTTAGGAAATGGAAGAACAACGTAAAAGGCAGGGATTGGTATGATTTTGAATGGTATGTTCGCAGAGGAACACCTCTCAATCTCCATCATTTCGCCTTGAGAGCCTTTGATAGTGGGGACTGGAAAAAAGATGCTATTACAGAAATAGAATTTCGTCAATTATTGAAAAAGCGTATTGATGAAGTTAATATCAATCGTGCAAAGACGGATATTAAACGTTTTATATCCCACCCGGAATCCTTGGACATTTGGTCTGCAAAGTATTTTCACGATTTGGCAGATCTATTAAAAGTTTATACCTAGAAATGCAATCATCAGATAAATAATGAAATTATAATTTTTGTTTATTGTGAGGATAAATATTAGCCATCATTGTGGTGGAATTTCTTATCTACTAATGCAGCTCATTTGCTCAAATTTATGAGGAAGATTAAAGAAGAAAGAATAAGTTTATCTCAATTGTTGTATTACAAGTAAAACTTGCATTTATTGCGAGTTTCGCTATTTTTAGGAATTGCTTACTCTTTCTAGATGCTTGTTTATATGAGCCTTTCGTTTTCTGTTTGTTCAATGAAATTTCTTAATTCTTTATTCATTTTACAATGTTTGCCAATCGTTTTAAAATCTAAATCTCTATAAACTGCTGGGAGTAGCACTTTGGATTTCCTTTAGCTTCGAGTAACTTTAAAGAGATTTTTATAAAGACTTAGTTAATTGCCTGTTTTCATAATCTATCAAATTTAGTGGTTGTTTAAACCTGACAGATGTTATGTCTAATATTTGGAGGGATTTCAATTTTTCCAAAAAATCCGATTTTAATAGCTCATCTAGAAAAAGGTTGTAGGCAATGAAAGAATACAGCTACTAAGCAAATAATCACACATAGTACAACAATACAAAGATCCTTTGTTATATCAAAGGTTAAAAATTACACTGCATATCCATAATAAGTATAGGATTGAATGTATACTTCACATAAATGAATTCTATTCCTCTTCAGATTCACCAGAATATTTTACACCAATTTGCCTTCTAATTTCGTCCATCGTTTCACTTAGCTGCAGCGTAAAGGCCTGTGGTAATAAGGGACTTTCAATTTGCCCTTTATCCAAACAATGGATTACCTCGGCGATTTGAAATTGAAAGCCGTTGATAAGTGGTGGCAATATTACTTTTTGCCAGTCCTCTCCTTCTTTGCGCCACTCAAATTCACTGGTTCTATGCCAAGGGGAATGAATGCGGATCATACCTTCAGTGCCTGTTATCTCGGCTGTTTGCTGGGTTTGGTAATCCAGTGCACTGGAAATAATACCGGCGGCGCCATTGTGGTATTGCAGAATTGCGTGGCAGGACATATCAGCGCCGCCACAATCTAAGTTTCCAGCAGCCGTAACAAGGGTTGGGTTGCCTAAAATTTGCTGACATAAAAACAGTGGATATATGCCAATGTCAAGTAAGGAGCCACCGCCTAGCCTTGTATCAAACAATCTTCCGGCTGGATTATATTCGGCTTTAAAACCGAAGTCTGCCCGGACAAATTTGACGGCGCCAATTTGACCATCCTTAATAATTTTTATAACCGATTGCAGCCATGGTAGAAACCTTGTCCATAAAGCCTCCATCAAAAAGATATTGTTTTCTTTTGATGCCTGTAACATTTGCTTCACCTGTTGTGCATTCAATGCCATAGGCTTTTCGCAGAGTACGGCCTTTTTCTTTTGGAGGCACAAAAGGGCTTGTTCATTATGGAAAGCATGTGGCGTGGCAATATAGATAACATCTATTTCGGGATCATTAATGAGTGCTTCATAGTTGCCATATGCTTTCGCAGAACCGAAGGCTTCTGCAAATTGTTTTGCTTTCGATAAATCTCTAGATGCAACTGCTTCTAATCGGACATTGTCCGTGAGATCCAACGCTTCTGCAAATTTTCTGGCAATCTTACCGGGGCCAATGATTCCCCATTTATAAATTTTGTTCATCAAGCATTTTTTATGTTCCTTGTTTATATCAAAATGATTCCTTCAAAAAGAAATATCCTTTATCGCTTTGTGTATAAGATTTATTTCTTTGAGAATTTTTTGCATATAGCTTGTAAAAATAATTTTATTGAACAACCTTCCTGAAATACCGAAAGTGCTTCAAACCAAAAATGATCTTTTCTGACAGTAGATCCGTTTTCTAGACTAAATGATTCTAAACTATTTTTTCAACCTATATTTTGCTGCCTATTTAGACAAAGCCTTTACATAAATAAGGAAAAATCTGATAAGGATTATTTCCAAAATCTACACACAAAAACAAACACAAGAAAGCCCATTTAGTAAAGACAACGTCAAGTGAAATTTGCAATGCGAAACTACGATAAATTAAGTTGAAAACTTTGGCTCGCCTTCATAGTACAAGCTGAGCTATAATACAATATTGGGGAACCGGGAGTTCTTGGGTCAAAAATGAAAGAGCCGTTTTCACGGAGGACTTTGTAAATTAAATTTTTCCATAAAATTGAAGCTAGCTGAAGTGACGGAAACCGAACCATAAATTTTCGGTTTTCTGTGAAGAGCCTATCGAAGAACTTCTGTTGAATTTAGTATTGTAAGGAATTATCTTATAAGGTCTGCAAGTATACGCTAATCATCCTTGCGAAATGCTGAAATATTCTTACCTGTATTAGATTTAAAGAATCGGCTAAAATGCTCTGGATTTTCAAACCCTAATTCATACGCAATTTCCTTGGCGGTTTTATCTGTATAATGAATATAACGTTTGGCTTCCAATATTATTCTGTTATGTATCAGTTTTAGCGGTGATAGCTCATGGCAGATAGCAAAAAAATTGGCCAATGTCTTTGGCGATTTATTTAATGCAGACGCGTAAAACTTCACTTCATGTTCTTTCTTAAAATTACCTTCCAATAACAAGGAAAAGTTCCGTATTAAATCCATTTTTTCATTACTGAAATCACTATATGATTTTACCTGTTTTTTTGCTATGCGCGTAATTTTAATAATTAATCTTTTTAATAAAGAACGAAGCATTTCTCCTTGAAAACCATCTTCTAAACAAATCTCTTCAGAAAAGTTTTTTTCAATGTCTGATAAATCCTCCATCTCCTTCTTGTTGAGGAGGACAAACATAGGATGATGAATTCCATAGAACAAAAAGCCTACACAACCAACTTCTGCATCGTGATCCACAATACAATAAAACTCACGATTGAACTGCCATGCCACTAAGGTTTCCGGGTGTTCAAATACAAAATGCTGGTTATACATCAAGGGCAAAACAGAAAAGGGTGGCATCCTGTATTTTATTTCATCAATGAGAACTTCCTGGTCGGCTCCTTTATTAAAGACGAAGGTATTAATAGATTTTAATGAAGCATCTGTTATGCCATCTCCCTTAAATGTTTCGTTGCTGACATGCATAATAAAGTACCCGAGCGTCGCCTTATTTCTGTATTCTCTTAACATTTTTTCTGGGAATAAATTAATAAAAATTAACCCTTTTTTACTAAATGAGATCTTATTTCTTATTCTTGACTCTGCTATACCACTTACTCCTCCAACTATCTACTGATAAAATTCCGCTGCCAGTAAATATCAAAGAAATTAAACAACCAATATATAAAAGATTGATTTCATAACCAGGCGGTCCAAACTTTGGCCCGGCGGGCGTAAGGCCGATCGTATTAACTGAACTAAATCCATAATGAAATTGTACCGTGTATGTTGCTACAAGCATTGTTATAATTAATGGAATAGCAACTATATTTACAAATAGCCCTGTCAATACTGCCAGTCCTCCAATTAGTTCTACATAAGGTACTACTATCGCATTAATATGTGCAAAAGGTACACCCACTTGGACAAGTAATTTCTCGAATCCGGCTGTACCCCTGCTTATTTTAGCATAGCCATGTATAATAAAGCCAATTCCTACAATTGTCCTTAAAAACAGAGGTGCCATATTGAATCCACTAATTCTTTTATGCATAAAATTCAGTTTTTTTACCCAATAACCAAAATAATTTGATCCTCGCATATCATTGCCTAATGTGCTGTATTTAAAACTCTGGGAGCTTCCAATAATAATTCAATCACCCTTCCTGTCAGCGCAATGACCATATATCCGAAATTTCTACACTGTGTCTCTTTCATTTTAAAAATTGTCGAATACGCTAAAATCGAGTATGTAAGAGCAACAGATAACAATTGACCCATTAAAATCGATTACATCTTCATCATCATCTTCTTCTTCGCCAGCTCCAGCTTTCCGTTTAAGAATGAATGTTCATTCGATCCTATTTTAGGAAGTATAGTTGATTACAAAATACTGGAGGTGGCACCCCCATCAACAATAATATTCTGCCCTGTTATATAAGAAGATTTGTCCATCGCAAGAAAAGCTACCGCGGCTGCAATTTCTACATCTTTTGCAACGCGTTTTTCAGGAGTACGTGCAATGATAGCAGCAAGTCTTTCTTGATTGGATAATAGGCCGCTAGTTGCAGGCGTTTCTGTGAACCAAGGAGATATTGCATTAACACGGATTCGAGAACTTGCCCATTCTGCTGCAAGGCTGCGTGAAAGTTGTATTATACCTGCTTTTGACATTCCATAAGGGGCTCCTGTCTGGGCATCCATACTCCCTGCCACAGAAGCAATATTAATAATAGAAGCATGACCACTTTTTTTCAATAGCGGATATAACTCTTTGATTAGTTCAAATGGCGCAATAAGATTCACGTTCAGCACCCGTTGATATTCATCAGGGGTATATTCTATTGAAGGCTTTCGAATATTAATACCTGCATTATTTACCAGAATATCCAGCTTGCCCCAATTATCTTCCACCCAAGCATTTACTTTCTTTCGAAAATCATTGTTGGTTACATCCCCTGCTAACGCATTTAGTTTTTCATTGCCGATGGTAGAAAGGACTCTTTGATTGTTTTCTTCATCTCTGGCCAAAAATAATACAGTCGCACCCAAGTCTGAAAGCTCTTTTATTATGGCATTCCCAATCCCTTTAGAGCCGCCTGTCACTAATGCAAATTTGTTTTCAAGATTCCAGTTATTCATTTTTTTATTTTTGATTGACCTATTTTTAAGTGTCCGTTTTCTATGAAGAAGAAGCAATTGCTTAGTTTCCTTGTAGCTGATTTGTCCCACTCTCCTATTGGAATTATCTCTATACAGTGGATTGAGATTTTGTCCTTAGAATTCATCATAGAATCAACTATTTCAATACATTCATTATTCAGATTTTATTTCCCGGTAAATTATGCGTAAGTATTTTTATTACTATCCACCGCAGATTAAAATTATTGCATAGTTACTTTGACAATACTATCAATTCCGGGCAATATTGTAAACTCGTTAGGATTAGGTACAGCTTCAATAGGCTTACTTTCAGTAAGTGGCGTGCCGGCGAGGTTGAATTGTGTTACGCCCGCTCCTGGGAATTGATTTATGGCAGTTCCATCATCAAATAATCCTATTTGAGAGGATATGTCACCTACCTGTGTAGCATCTATATCCCCCTTTGTGGCAAAGAACCAGTCATTGGAAAAGCCGTACATGGTGGCTATAGCTATTTTATCTCCTGTTGAAAGACTCATCTGCTGAGACACGCTACTACCTGTTTGTCCATTGATGATAGGAAGTAGTACTGTTGATCCTGTTGCAGGTAACACATAGACGCTTTTCACCCCTTTCATGTTTTTTAAATAATCAGCCAAGCCACTTGCATCGCCTTTTTGGGCGAGCGCCATTAAACCATGCCCGTCATCCTTCTGTCCGACTGTATATATCGGGTTGGAAATGCCATTATACACAACAGCCAAAATGGGAGATAAAGGCGTGAAAATGCCCGTAATACTTCTTAAATATGTGCTAAGTACACTATTGTCCCCCATTTCGGCGATATGGGTCAGGCCGTTGGCCGTAGGTTTGCCTTCCATATAAATAGGATTAGGGTTAAGTAAATTACCTCCTACAATATAAGAGACTGCCCAAACACCAGGACTGAAGGGTGTTTCATTCGGGGTACCCCCTGAAATATTTCTGATCGTGAGGGTAAACATCGAGTTTCCATTATATTTTAAAGACGCCTTGATCAATGATGATGCAGGTAAATAAGTATTACCCTGAGCATCGATTCCATTGACTTCCGCAATGTTTTGCGCTGTGCTTTCAGCAATGCCGGGATGGTTCACTGTTGAACCGGGTTTTTGGTTGATACGTGTACCATTATCCCAGAGCTTTATCTCAGAAGATACATCCCCATTTATTGGGTTGCCGCTTGCGTCATACAGTGCTATACCCGGATTTGCCGGCGCAAAGAATAGATCGTTTGACCAACCGTACATGGTGGCAAAGGTAAAGGCTTCCCCTTTTGCAGCAGAAAAGGTAATGGAAGAAGAGTCTCCGGGGTGAATCAGTACTCCGGGCTGCTGAAATGTGCCGGATTCTACCAACGGTTGCGATTGTAATACGTTTTCTATCGTAATAGTACGATTGCTGTTTTCAATAGTATTGTGAGTTTTGCTGCAAGAAGCTATAGTTATTGCCAGCACTGCGAGTAATATTGTCCTTTTGAAATTTATCGGTTTTTTCATTATTTATTTTTTATTTGATGAGGGGATTTCTCTTATTGTCTTTTCTAATCCAATGCCGGGGCTAATGGGAAATCAATAGGCACATTCGTAAGATTATGTAGATAGTTACTTAGAATCTTATCGCCGATTTGAAAGATTACATCAATCATATTTTCTTTGGTGTATCCCGCATCAAAAAACATATTCAATACCTCCTCTGTTACCCTACCTTTTGTTTCTGTTACTGCCTTGGCAAATACAACCAACGCATTCAATTTTGAAGTACTTGCAGTTCCTTTTCTTATGTTCAGAATTTCTTCATTGGAAAAGCCGTTCATCTTTGCAATAAGGGTATGTGCACTTAGGCAATACTTGCAACCGTTTACCTGGCTTACTACCAAATTAATTGCTTCTTTTTCTTTAACATGCAAGGAAGATGGGCTATTCTGAAATGCCATATATTTAGATAATGCACTATCTGAATAGGCCATAGCGGCATATAGGTTAGGAACAGTTCCCAAGGACTTCTCAAGATGTGTAAAAAGTTCTTTATTCTTTTCAGAAACTTCTTCTTTTGTTGGTACTTGAAATTTTATCATTGTATCAATTATTTATTGAATGCAAATCTGGCACGATTAATCAGGTTAAACAATGACGATACTCCACAAATAAATGACGATTTTTCCCGAACTGACCTTTTCCAAATATTTTTGACCCTTATTTGGTAAGCGAAATGCATTTCAATGGATCATATTTTATACTGGCTGTTGGTATACTATTTGACTCAGATTAGGTATTAGAAAAAAGTAAGTCAAAATTCTAAGGTTGATCCCAAAGGTAGAATCGCTTTCCTAAATTTTTCACCCATGATATTTTGGGATCTTGCGGAAAGAGACTGATGTGAATGGTTGCATATTGTTCTTATTGCCAGAATACCATCATTCACACCAATACCTATGATCTTTAAGAAACATCCTGATGATATTATCAGTTATTTTTAGGAAGGGTAATCCAGCGTAAAACCGGAAAATATAAATACTAAAATCTGAGGATTTGAGGCCAGCGGTAATGGTATCTGAAGGTCGTATTTTTTTGTTAGCCGGATATATTTCCTAACAGGCTGGCACCTTACATTAGATTGAATCAAAAAGGAGTATAAGTGGGAAATGTAATTTTTTCTTGAAGGAATAAACAATAAATGTTTCCAATGAAATTACATGTAAATAAAGAACCGTTTCCAAGCTCAGTGATTAGAAACAAGCAACAAAAAGATATACACGAAATTGGCGAATGCACTTCAAAATTGCTGAATTTTAGAGCATTCAATATGAGCAATTATTTATCCGTTTAAATACGAGTTTGGATGAAAAATATTTTGGGCAAGAATGTAGAAACCTTGCTTCAAA
The Arachidicoccus soli DNA segment above includes these coding regions:
- a CDS encoding spondin domain-containing protein translates to MKKPINFKRTILLAVLAITIASCSKTHNTIENSNRTITIENVLQSQPLVESGTFQQPGVLIHPGDSSSITFSAAKGEAFTFATMYGWSNDLFFAPANPGIALYDASGNPINGDVSSEIKLWDNGTRINQKPGSTVNHPGIAESTAQNIAEVNGIDAQGNTYLPASSLIKASLKYNGNSMFTLTIRNISGGTPNETPFSPGVWAVSYIVGGNLLNPNPIYMEGKPTANGLTHIAEMGDNSVLSTYLRSITGIFTPLSPILAVVYNGISNPIYTVGQKDDGHGLMALAQKGDASGLADYLKNMKGVKSVYVLPATGSTVLLPIINGQTGSSVSQQMSLSTGDKIAIATMYGFSNDWFFATKGDIDATQVGDISSQIGLFDDGTAINQFPGAGVTQFNLAGTPLTESKPIEAVPNPNEFTILPGIDSIVKVTMQ
- a CDS encoding nucleotidyl transferase AbiEii/AbiGii toxin family protein, producing MIKDWLETYHPNNKEDYTQALREIMQQIALAGLYRAGFFQKAAFYGGTALRIFYGLNRYSEDLDFSLLEKNTSFHFTEYLKAVKNEFDALGMNISISTKEKTFQSDIESAFLKSETLWSELTLQAVLPQVGLKQTIGLKIKLEIDTHPPLGFETEEKLLLQPFSFYIRCFQIQDLFAGKMHALLFRKWKNNVKGRDWYDFEWYVRRGTPLNLHHFALRAFDSGDWKKDAITEIEFRQLLKKRIDEVNINRAKTDIKRFISHPESLDIWSAKYFHDLADLLKVYT
- a CDS encoding helix-turn-helix domain-containing protein: MLREYRNKATLGYFIMHVSNETFKGDGITDASLKSINTFVFNKGADQEVLIDEIKYRMPPFSVLPLMYNQHFVFEHPETLVAWQFNREFYCIVDHDAEVGCVGFLFYGIHHPMFVLLNKKEMEDLSDIEKNFSEEICLEDGFQGEMLRSLLKRLIIKITRIAKKQVKSYSDFSNEKMDLIRNFSLLLEGNFKKEHEVKFYASALNKSPKTLANFFAICHELSPLKLIHNRIILEAKRYIHYTDKTAKEIAYELGFENPEHFSRFFKSNTGKNISAFRKDD
- a CDS encoding carboxymuconolactone decarboxylase family protein; the protein is MIKFQVPTKEEVSEKNKELFTHLEKSLGTVPNLYAAMAYSDSALSKYMAFQNSPSSLHVKEKEAINLVVSQVNGCKYCLSAHTLIAKMNGFSNEEILNIRKGTASTSKLNALVVFAKAVTETKGRVTEEVLNMFFDAGYTKENMIDVIFQIGDKILSNYLHNLTNVPIDFPLAPALD
- a CDS encoding Gfo/Idh/MocA family protein, which encodes MNKIYKWGIIGPGKIARKFAEALDLTDNVRLEAVASRDLSKAKQFAEAFGSAKAYGNYEALINDPEIDVIYIATPHAFHNEQALLCLQKKKAVLCEKPMALNAQQVKQMLQASKENNIFLMEALWTRFLPWLQSVIKIIKDGQIGAVKFVRADFGFKAEYNPAGRLFDTRLGGGSLLDIGIYPLFLCQQILGNPTLVTAAGNLDCGGADMSCHAILQYHNGAAGIISSALDYQTQQTAEITGTEGMIRIHSPWHRTSEFEWRKEGEDWQKVILPPLINGFQFQIAEVIHCLDKGQIESPLLPQAFTLQLSETMDEIRRQIGVKYSGESEEE
- a CDS encoding DoxX family protein, whose amino-acid sequence is MHKRISGFNMAPLFLRTIVGIGFIIHGYAKISRGTAGFEKLLVQVGVPFAHINAIVVPYVELIGGLAVLTGLFVNIVAIPLIITMLVATYTVQFHYGFSSVNTIGLTPAGPKFGPPGYEINLLYIGCLISLIFTGSGILSVDSWRSKWYSRVKNKK
- a CDS encoding SDR family oxidoreductase produces the protein MNNWNLENKFALVTGGSKGIGNAIIKELSDLGATVLFLARDEENNQRVLSTIGNEKLNALAGDVTNNDFRKKVNAWVEDNWGKLDILVNNAGINIRKPSIEYTPDEYQRVLNVNLIAPFELIKELYPLLKKSGHASIINIASVAGSMDAQTGAPYGMSKAGIIQLSRSLAAEWASSRIRVNAISPWFTETPATSGLLSNQERLAAIIARTPEKRVAKDVEIAAAVAFLAMDKSSYITGQNIIVDGGATSSIL